One window of the Sander lucioperca isolate FBNREF2018 chromosome 5, SLUC_FBN_1.2, whole genome shotgun sequence genome contains the following:
- the LOC116057904 gene encoding olfactory receptor 52D1-like encodes MINSTQVSYFTFGAYFNIGLFKYFFFLIIMCFYAVIICANLLVIVVICMNRSLHEPMYLFLCSLFVNELFGSTGLFPFLLVQILSDIHTVSAPFCFLQMYCLYTYAAIQFINLSIMSYDRYLAICYSLQYNTRMTYNKVAMIIAVTWLVPLIGVAVPIFLSSSLQLCGNIINKVYCNNYYVVKLACSDTTVNNIYGLINTCLFVFGPLSLILYTYVRILKVCYSGSKQTRQKAVSTCTPHLASLLNFSFGSFFEIVESRFDMRSVPMMLRIFLSLYFLTCQPIFNPLMFGLQMTKIRSLCKSLVFGKM; translated from the coding sequence ATGATAAACTCTACACAGGTTTCATATTTCACTTTTGGTGCATACTTTAATATTGGGCtctttaaatacttttttttcctgattattatgtgtttttatgCTGTAATTATTTGTGCCAATCTTTTAGTGATTGTGGTTATCTGTATGAACAGAAGCTTACATGAACCTATGTACCTTTTTCTGTGCAGCCtgtttgtaaatgaactgtttggtAGTACAGGGTTGTTTCCATTCCTTCTGGTTCAGATCCTCTCTGACATTCACACTGTTTCTGCTCCcttctgtttcctgcagatgtatTGTTTGTATACTTATGCCGCTATACAATTTATTAACTTATCCATCATGTCTTATGACAGATATCTTGCTATCTGTTATTCTCTGCAATATAACACACGTATGACATATAACAAGGTTGCCATGATTATTGCTGTAACATGGTTAGTCCCATTGATTGGAGTTGCTGTCCCGatatttttaagttcctctttACAGCTGTGTGGGAACATAATTAACAAAGTGTACTGTAACAACTATTATGTTGTCAAACTGGCCTGCTCTGACACAACAGTGAACAACATTTATGGACTCATTAACACTTGTCTTTTCGTCTTTGGTCCTCTCAGTTTAATCCTTTACACATACGTGAGGATCCTTAAAGTGTGTTATTCTGGTTCTAAACAGACCAGGCAGAAAGCTGTCAGTACCTGCACACCTCACCTTGCATCTCTACTCAACTTTTCCTTTGGTTCTTTCTTTGAAATAGTAGAGAGCAGGTTTGATATGAGAAGTGTACCCATGATGTTgcgcatttttttgtcattatacTTTCTGACCTGCCAACCAATCTTTAACCCTTTAATGTTTGGTTTGCAAATGACTAAAAtacgtagcctatgtaaaagtcTTGTCTTTGGTAAAATGTAA